A window of Spiroplasma syrphidicola EA-1 contains these coding sequences:
- a CDS encoding ATP-binding cassette domain-containing protein, which yields MQQENKYLVKATNISKIYNHEPVLSDINLEVKKGDRIGIVGPNGSGKTTLCEILAQLRRPSSGQALKEYGVRIGMQLQESKYPKGTTAYDILNLYLKAYKLYLEPEVILSYLTTLNVKELMNKDISKLSGGQQQRINILLALIINPDLVILDELATGLDLESKERIYDLLSQFLGDQEKGLIIISHNMDEIQNFCDTLIFMVNGVIQKISNVQEIVREFGTVEKFVKEKFKEYQIQPTNISNSNLNQEVSNDKWAKQWKKYVDKNKK from the coding sequence ATGCAACAAGAAAATAAGTATTTAGTCAAAGCAACAAATATTTCAAAAATTTATAATCATGAGCCTGTTTTATCAGATATTAATTTAGAGGTGAAAAAAGGTGATCGGATTGGAATTGTTGGGCCAAACGGGAGTGGGAAAACTACTTTATGTGAAATTTTAGCACAATTACGTCGTCCTTCCAGTGGTCAAGCCCTAAAAGAATATGGCGTTCGGATTGGTATGCAATTACAAGAGTCAAAATATCCAAAAGGAACAACTGCTTATGATATTTTAAACCTCTACTTAAAAGCTTATAAACTATATTTAGAGCCAGAAGTAATTTTAAGTTATTTAACAACGCTAAATGTGAAAGAATTAATGAATAAAGACATTTCAAAATTATCTGGGGGACAACAACAACGAATTAATATTTTATTAGCGTTAATTATTAATCCTGATTTAGTTATTCTTGATGAATTAGCGACTGGCTTAGATTTGGAAAGTAAAGAACGAATTTATGACCTTTTATCACAATTTCTTGGTGATCAAGAAAAAGGCTTAATTATTATTTCTCATAATATGGATGAAATTCAAAATTTTTGTGACACCTTAATTTTTATGGTTAATGGCGTTATTCAAAAAATTAGCAACGTCCAAGAAATTGTTCGCGAATTTGGGACAGTTGAAAAATTTGTAAAAGAAAAATTTAAAGAGTATCAAATTCAACCAACTAATATTAGCAATAGTAATTTAAATCAGGAGGTGTCAAATGATAAATGAGCAAAACAATGAAAAAAATACGTTGATAAAAACAAAAAATAG